A region of Streptomyces halobius DNA encodes the following proteins:
- a CDS encoding LLM class flavin-dependent oxidoreductase, translating to MSGEDEYRDTGDGIRGTAKGTAPVPLSVLDLVTVGAGHTASGAIRTAVDLARTAERRGFHRYWVAEHHSMPGVASSSPAVLLAHLAAHTTSIRLGSGGVMLPNHAPLVIAEQFGTLEAMAPGRVDLGLGRAPGTDGATAAALRRTKLPHSLKGMGGAPTHEGADDFPQRLAELTRFLDDSFPEGHPYARIHAVPGPVQATSPGGVQSAHRPPLWLLGSSGFSARLAGTLGLPFAFAHHFSAANTLPALDLYRSSFRPSEGLSEPYALIGVAALATEDEAEARRQVRTGALSMIRLRTGRPGLIPSPEEAAAYEFDERERAFVDSWLGNVIHGTPDAVRQGLDDLAKRTGADELMITANAHGGAARLRSYELIADAYGLPRG from the coding sequence GTGAGCGGCGAAGACGAGTACAGGGACACCGGTGACGGCATCCGGGGCACGGCCAAGGGCACCGCACCGGTCCCCCTCTCCGTGCTCGACCTGGTGACGGTCGGCGCCGGCCACACCGCGTCCGGTGCCATACGCACGGCCGTTGACCTGGCCCGCACCGCCGAGCGCCGGGGCTTTCACCGCTACTGGGTGGCCGAGCACCACTCCATGCCCGGCGTCGCCTCCTCGTCCCCGGCGGTGCTGCTCGCCCACCTCGCCGCGCACACGACGTCCATCCGGCTCGGCTCCGGCGGCGTGATGCTGCCCAACCACGCGCCCCTGGTCATCGCCGAACAGTTCGGCACGCTGGAGGCGATGGCCCCCGGCCGCGTCGACCTGGGCCTGGGCCGCGCGCCGGGCACCGACGGCGCCACCGCCGCAGCGCTGCGGCGCACCAAGCTCCCCCATAGCCTCAAGGGCATGGGAGGTGCCCCCACGCACGAAGGCGCGGACGACTTCCCACAGCGGCTCGCCGAGTTGACCCGCTTCCTCGACGACTCGTTCCCCGAAGGCCACCCGTACGCCAGGATCCACGCGGTCCCCGGCCCGGTGCAGGCCACCTCGCCCGGCGGTGTGCAGTCGGCGCACCGGCCGCCCCTGTGGCTGCTGGGTTCCTCCGGCTTCAGCGCCCGGCTCGCCGGAACGCTCGGCCTGCCGTTCGCCTTCGCCCACCACTTCTCCGCGGCCAACACCCTTCCCGCGCTTGATCTCTACCGGTCGTCGTTCCGCCCCTCCGAGGGGCTGTCCGAGCCCTATGCCCTGATCGGGGTCGCGGCGCTGGCCACCGAGGACGAGGCGGAGGCCCGCCGCCAGGTCCGCACCGGCGCGCTGTCCATGATCCGGCTGCGCACCGGCCGCCCTGGTCTGATCCCCAGCCCGGAGGAGGCGGCCGCGTACGAGTTCGACGAACGGGAACGCGCCTTCGTCGACAGCTGGCTCGGCAATGTCATCCACGGCACCCCGGACGCCGTCCGCCAGGGCCTGGACGATCTCGCCAAGCGCACCGGCGCCGACGAACTGATGATCACCGCCAACGCCCATGGCGGCGCCGCCCGCCTGCGCTCTTACGAACTGATCGCGGACGCGTACGGGCTGCCGCGGGGGTAG
- the ehuB gene encoding ectoine/hydroxyectoine ABC transporter substrate-binding protein EhuB, translating into MPPPQGNTSGINKKGISRRSLLAGAAAFGAAGAIGATAGCARVDISGAKDGGHLLDDLRDKGTVRMGIASEPPYASINSRGELTGEAPAVAKTIFQRLGVENFEPVPVEFGGLVPGLHSMQFDVIVAGMFINKARCAAVLFSDPDYESKDGFLVPKGNPKKIKRYKDVAAQGLRMGTGVGYAEIEYAKANGVKKSQISLYPDQIAGMEALEAGRIDCFAGTALTMIEALKTGEHPKVGMTDPFTPMVDGEPQRDGGGYGFRLGETKIRDAFNTELHKMKKSGELLRIAKPFGFTEEFMTDLTAEELCKK; encoded by the coding sequence ATGCCTCCACCACAGGGGAACACCTCAGGAATCAACAAAAAAGGGATCAGCCGCCGCTCGCTACTTGCCGGTGCGGCGGCGTTCGGTGCGGCCGGCGCGATCGGTGCGACCGCCGGATGCGCACGAGTGGACATCTCGGGAGCGAAGGACGGGGGACATCTGCTCGACGATCTGCGGGACAAGGGCACCGTACGGATGGGCATCGCCAGCGAGCCGCCGTACGCGTCGATCAACAGCCGCGGAGAGCTCACCGGCGAGGCGCCCGCCGTCGCCAAGACCATCTTCCAGCGACTGGGGGTCGAGAACTTCGAACCGGTGCCGGTCGAGTTCGGCGGACTGGTCCCCGGGCTGCACTCGATGCAGTTCGATGTGATCGTCGCGGGCATGTTCATCAACAAGGCCCGCTGTGCGGCGGTCCTCTTCTCGGACCCGGACTATGAGTCGAAGGACGGCTTCCTCGTCCCGAAGGGCAACCCGAAGAAGATCAAGAGGTACAAGGACGTCGCCGCGCAGGGCCTCCGCATGGGCACCGGCGTCGGATACGCGGAGATCGAGTACGCCAAGGCCAACGGCGTCAAGAAGAGCCAGATCTCCCTCTACCCCGACCAGATCGCCGGTATGGAAGCCCTGGAGGCCGGGCGCATCGACTGCTTCGCGGGGACCGCCCTGACGATGATCGAGGCACTGAAGACCGGTGAGCACCCCAAGGTGGGGATGACCGACCCGTTCACCCCCATGGTCGACGGCGAACCGCAGCGGGACGGCGGCGGTTACGGATTCCGGCTGGGGGAGACCAAAATCCGGGACGCGTTCAACACCGAGCTGCACAAGATGAAGAAGAGCGGCGAACTCCTGCGGATCGCCAAACCGTTCGGATTCACCGAGGAGTTCATGACGGACCTGACAGCAGAGGAGCTCTGCAAGAAATGA
- a CDS encoding FadR/GntR family transcriptional regulator, whose translation MARDIGDRIKKLIIERRLPSGAALPTEPELMALLGVSRNSVREALKGLQAMGIVEIRHGFGTYVGPMSMAPMSEGLAFRTVAGHLRGEDSLRQLLALREAVEAGLIARLAGRMPAADLAELDGLVTRMAREAASGAVAAQTDRAFHAVLYRGLAIPLLSEVLDAFWEAFHRVQMDLVAEATVDPRATWHQHREIVVAVRAGDAVGAEWAVRQHFDNIRQRLHSSGTK comes from the coding sequence ATGGCGCGCGACATCGGGGACCGGATCAAGAAGCTGATCATCGAGCGGCGGCTGCCGTCCGGTGCCGCGCTGCCGACGGAGCCGGAGCTGATGGCGCTGCTCGGGGTGAGCCGGAATTCCGTGCGGGAGGCGCTCAAGGGGCTGCAGGCGATGGGCATCGTGGAGATCCGGCACGGGTTCGGGACGTATGTCGGGCCGATGTCGATGGCGCCGATGAGCGAGGGCCTGGCGTTCCGGACGGTGGCCGGGCATCTGCGGGGTGAGGACAGTCTGCGGCAGCTGCTGGCGCTGCGGGAGGCGGTCGAGGCCGGGTTGATCGCGCGGCTGGCCGGGCGGATGCCGGCTGCCGATCTCGCGGAGCTGGACGGGCTGGTGACGCGGATGGCGCGGGAGGCCGCGTCGGGTGCGGTGGCGGCGCAGACGGACCGGGCGTTTCATGCCGTGCTCTACCGAGGGCTGGCGATTCCGTTGTTGAGCGAGGTGCTGGATGCGTTCTGGGAGGCGTTTCACCGGGTGCAGATGGACCTGGTGGCGGAGGCGACGGTGGATCCGCGGGCCACCTGGCATCAGCACCGGGAGATCGTGGTGGCGGTGCGGGCCGGTGACGCGGTGGGTGCGGAGTGGGCGGTGCGACAGCATTTCGACAACATCCGCCAGAGGTTGCACAGTTCCGGAACGAAGTGA
- the ehuA gene encoding ectoine/hydroxyectoine ABC transporter ATP-binding protein EhuA, giving the protein MSADSNLSKETNPAVDGSELIRFDRVTKRFGTNTVLDSLDFTVSSGKHVTLIGPSGSGKTTILRLLMTLLKPDEGTIKVGGSYLTHEEKAGKLVPAGEKHIREVRKNIGMVFQQFNLFPNMKVLRNITEAPVHVLGLSKDEAEERARGLLDLVGLTEHLDKYPTQLSGGQQQRVAIARALAMRPQVLLLDEVTSALDPELVAGVLDVLRDIAHTTDITMLCVTHEMNFARDISDDVLMFDQGRVIESGSPEKIFTEPEHERTREFLSAVL; this is encoded by the coding sequence TTGTCCGCTGACAGCAACCTTTCCAAGGAAACGAACCCCGCGGTGGACGGCAGTGAGCTGATCCGCTTCGACCGCGTCACCAAGCGCTTCGGGACCAACACGGTCCTGGATTCGCTGGACTTCACGGTCTCCTCCGGCAAACACGTCACCCTGATCGGCCCGTCCGGCTCCGGCAAGACGACGATTCTGCGGCTGCTGATGACGCTGCTGAAGCCGGACGAGGGGACCATCAAGGTCGGCGGCTCCTACCTCACCCACGAGGAGAAGGCCGGCAAGCTCGTCCCGGCCGGCGAGAAGCACATCCGCGAGGTGCGCAAGAACATCGGCATGGTGTTCCAGCAGTTCAACCTGTTCCCCAACATGAAGGTGCTGCGGAACATCACCGAGGCACCGGTGCACGTCCTGGGCCTGAGCAAGGACGAGGCCGAGGAGCGCGCCCGCGGGCTGCTCGATCTGGTCGGCCTGACCGAGCACCTCGACAAGTACCCGACCCAGCTCTCCGGCGGCCAGCAGCAGCGGGTCGCCATCGCGCGGGCGCTGGCGATGCGGCCGCAGGTACTGCTGCTGGACGAGGTCACCTCGGCGCTCGACCCGGAGCTGGTGGCCGGTGTGCTGGACGTGCTGCGCGACATCGCCCACACGACGGACATCACCATGCTCTGTGTGACGCACGAGATGAACTTCGCGAGGGACATCTCCGACGATGTGCTGATGTTCGACCAGGGCCGGGTCATCGAGTCCGGCTCCCCGGAGAAGATCTTCACCGAGCCGGAGCACGAGCGGACCCGGGAATTCCTGAGCGCGGTGCTCTGA
- a CDS encoding D-2-hydroxyacid dehydrogenase, whose product MSESTGTTVLVLGSDPPPKLDRLTGRARVIYADDTSLAGLLPSADVLLAWDFTSDAIREAWPERGPRPTWVHTASAGVDRVLCPALIADETLVTNARGVFEQPIAEYVAGLVIAMAKDFYGSWELQRQRRWQHRETLRVAGTRAVVVGSGPIGRAIGGTLQALGSKVDLVGRRGRPDPDFGLVHASDALNDLLPTADWVVCAAPLTDATRGLFDKTAFDRMKPQARFINIGRGPLVVEADLVAALRGWRIAAAALDVFEQEPLTSDSPLWDVPHLIVSPHMSGDTLGWRDALAEQFQDNFDRWSAGEPLNNLVDKRLGYVPVR is encoded by the coding sequence ATGTCCGAAAGCACCGGAACCACGGTCCTCGTCCTCGGATCCGACCCGCCGCCGAAGCTGGACCGGCTCACCGGCCGCGCCCGGGTGATCTACGCCGACGACACCTCCCTGGCCGGCCTACTCCCCTCCGCCGACGTGCTGTTGGCCTGGGATTTCACCTCTGATGCGATCCGCGAGGCATGGCCGGAACGCGGGCCCAGACCGACGTGGGTGCACACCGCCAGCGCGGGCGTGGACCGGGTGCTGTGCCCGGCGCTGATCGCCGACGAGACCCTGGTGACCAATGCGCGCGGGGTCTTCGAGCAGCCGATCGCCGAGTACGTCGCCGGGCTGGTGATCGCCATGGCCAAGGACTTCTACGGAAGTTGGGAGCTCCAGCGGCAGCGGCGGTGGCAGCACCGCGAGACGCTGCGGGTGGCCGGCACCCGAGCGGTCGTGGTGGGCTCCGGGCCGATCGGACGGGCCATCGGCGGCACCCTGCAGGCGCTCGGCAGCAAGGTCGATCTTGTCGGCCGCCGGGGGCGCCCGGATCCGGACTTCGGCCTCGTACATGCGAGTGACGCGCTGAACGACCTGCTGCCGACAGCCGATTGGGTGGTCTGCGCGGCGCCGCTGACCGACGCCACCCGCGGCCTCTTCGACAAGACGGCCTTCGACCGGATGAAGCCGCAGGCCCGGTTCATCAACATCGGGCGCGGGCCGCTGGTCGTCGAGGCGGACCTGGTGGCGGCGCTGCGCGGCTGGCGGATCGCCGCGGCCGCGCTGGACGTCTTCGAGCAGGAGCCGCTGACCTCGGACAGCCCGCTGTGGGACGTCCCCCATCTGATCGTCTCGCCCCATATGAGCGGCGACACGCTGGGCTGGCGGGACGCCCTCGCCGAGCAGTTCCAGGACAACTTCGACCGGTGGTCGGCCGGCGAGCCGCTGAACAACCTCGTCGACAAGCGCCTCGGGTACGTCCCGGTGCGGTGA
- a CDS encoding maleate cis-trans isomerase family protein, producing MASVGFLYPGHSAEDDYPRLEALLGGSVRLPLVHTDIGEDAHRVDALLEMGSAARLGAGVAELTARGAEAVVWACTSASFVFGWEGAHEQVRELSVAAALPASSTSFAFAHAIRALGARRVAIAATYPADVAEHFQAFLKSAGTEVVSTRGSGIITAAEVGTWGRAEVLALARAGDHPDAEVVLLPDTALHTAAHLPALEAELGKPMLTANQVTVWEGLRLLDREIACPELGALFTRTARG from the coding sequence ATGGCATCGGTCGGCTTCCTCTACCCCGGCCACTCCGCCGAGGACGACTACCCGCGCCTCGAAGCGCTGCTGGGCGGCTCGGTCCGCCTGCCGCTCGTGCACACCGATATCGGCGAGGACGCCCACCGGGTCGACGCACTGCTGGAGATGGGCTCCGCCGCGCGGCTCGGCGCCGGCGTCGCCGAGCTCACGGCGCGCGGTGCCGAGGCGGTCGTGTGGGCCTGCACCAGCGCCAGCTTCGTCTTCGGCTGGGAGGGCGCCCACGAACAGGTCAGGGAGCTGTCCGTCGCCGCCGCGCTGCCCGCCTCCAGTACGTCCTTCGCCTTCGCGCACGCCATCCGGGCGCTCGGTGCGCGGCGGGTCGCGATCGCCGCCACCTACCCGGCCGATGTCGCCGAACACTTTCAGGCGTTCCTCAAGTCCGCCGGTACGGAGGTCGTCTCGACCCGTGGCAGCGGCATCATCACCGCCGCCGAGGTCGGCACCTGGGGCCGCGCGGAGGTGCTGGCGCTCGCGCGGGCCGGCGATCATCCGGACGCCGAGGTGGTGCTGCTGCCCGACACCGCCCTGCACACCGCCGCGCATCTGCCCGCCCTGGAAGCGGAGCTCGGCAAGCCCATGCTCACCGCCAATCAGGTCACGGTATGGGAAGGGCTGCGCCTGCTCGACCGGGAGATCGCCTGCCCCGAGCTCGGCGCCCTGTTCACCCGTACGGCGCGGGGCTGA
- a CDS encoding DUF3830 family protein — protein sequence MADRFIEVSLDKRGVTCTAKLLDDRAPLTCNAVWDALPLGGDVYHAKYARNEIYALIPPFAPEEPPLENPTITPIPGDLCYFTFSGTQLATRSYGYDTQAAHQGRPTVVDLALFYERNNLLINGDAGWVPGIVWGAVVDGLDRMADACQDLWRAGALGETLNFRRA from the coding sequence ATGGCTGACCGCTTCATCGAAGTCTCCCTGGACAAGCGCGGCGTGACCTGTACCGCCAAACTCCTCGACGACCGCGCGCCCCTCACCTGCAATGCCGTATGGGACGCGCTGCCGCTCGGTGGCGATGTCTACCACGCCAAATACGCCCGCAACGAGATCTACGCGCTCATTCCGCCGTTCGCCCCGGAGGAACCGCCGCTGGAGAATCCGACGATCACCCCGATCCCCGGCGACCTGTGCTACTTCACCTTCAGCGGGACACAGTTGGCCACCAGGTCCTACGGCTACGACACCCAGGCCGCGCACCAGGGCCGCCCCACCGTCGTCGACCTCGCCCTCTTCTACGAGCGCAACAACCTGCTGATCAACGGGGACGCGGGCTGGGTGCCGGGGATCGTCTGGGGCGCCGTGGTCGACGGCCTGGACCGGATGGCCGACGCCTGCCAGGACCTGTGGCGGGCCGGCGCCCTGGGAGAGACCCTCAACTTCCGCCGCGCGTAG
- the ehuD gene encoding ectoine/hydroxyectoine ABC transporter permease subunit EhuD — protein sequence MNTWSWDYVGEIMPQLLHGLWITVQATIYGSLVSFALGLVWALALRSGNRWVTWPVSVVVEFIRNTPLLVQLFFLFFVLPSWGVTFGPLTTGVIGLGLHYSTYTAEVYRAGIDAVPAGQWEAATALSLPRRRTWTAVILPQAFRRVVPALGNYVIAMFKDTPMLSAITVTDMLFEANSIGATTFDYMEPITIVGVLFVVISYPTSLLLRVLERRLVR from the coding sequence ATGAATACCTGGTCCTGGGACTACGTCGGCGAGATCATGCCGCAGCTCCTCCACGGGCTGTGGATCACCGTGCAGGCGACGATCTACGGTTCGCTGGTGTCCTTCGCCCTCGGGCTCGTCTGGGCGCTCGCGCTGCGTTCGGGGAACCGCTGGGTGACCTGGCCGGTGAGCGTCGTCGTCGAGTTCATCCGCAACACCCCGCTGCTGGTGCAGCTGTTCTTCCTGTTCTTCGTGCTGCCGAGCTGGGGCGTGACCTTCGGACCGCTGACCACGGGGGTCATCGGACTGGGTCTGCACTACTCGACGTACACCGCCGAGGTCTACCGCGCCGGCATCGACGCGGTGCCGGCCGGGCAGTGGGAGGCGGCCACCGCGCTGAGCCTGCCGCGCCGCCGCACCTGGACCGCGGTGATCCTGCCGCAGGCGTTCCGCCGGGTGGTCCCCGCGCTCGGCAATTATGTGATCGCGATGTTCAAGGACACCCCGATGCTGTCGGCCATCACGGTGACCGACATGCTCTTCGAAGCGAACAGCATCGGCGCCACCACCTTCGACTACATGGAACCGATCACGATCGTCGGTGTCCTCTTCGTCGTGATCTCGTACCCCACTTCCCTCCTCCTGCGAGTCCTGGAGCGTCGCCTTGTCCGCTGA
- a CDS encoding amidase, translating into MTTEPTSLADLTATRLTAGYTAGEFSPVEATRAVLERAEAAQARTNCFIRIDADEALSAAKESAERWRAGEPAGPVDGVPVTVKDILLTRGVPTLRGSLTVRAQGGAWDEDAPSVARLRESGAVFVGKTTTPEFGWKGVTDSPRHGITGNPYDAGRTAGGSSGGSAAAVALGAGPLSLGTDGGGSVRIPASFCGIFGLKATYGRVPLYPASPFGTLAHVGPMTRDAADAALMMDVITGPDWRDWSQLGPAAGSFREALDGPVSGLRVAYSPSLGWAVPVAPDVAAAVRAAVDTLAGLGASVEEIDPGIEDPVEAFHTLWFSGAARVVQHLGDAEREVLDPGLREICEQGARYSALDYLAAVDTRMALGQAMGRFHSAYDLLVTPTEPITAFEVGAEVPAGSGHTRWTGWTPFTYPFNLTQQPAATVPCGMDGDGLPIGVQLVGARHADALVLRAAHALYEAGAAEIPAPPAPADPPTRGGS; encoded by the coding sequence ATGACGACCGAACCGACCTCGCTCGCCGATCTCACCGCCACCCGGCTCACGGCCGGATACACCGCCGGCGAGTTCTCCCCCGTTGAGGCGACCCGGGCGGTGCTGGAGCGCGCCGAGGCCGCCCAGGCCCGTACGAACTGCTTCATCCGGATCGACGCGGACGAGGCGCTGTCCGCCGCCAAGGAGTCGGCGGAGCGCTGGCGGGCCGGGGAACCGGCCGGGCCGGTGGACGGAGTACCGGTCACCGTCAAGGACATCCTGCTGACCCGTGGCGTGCCGACGCTGCGCGGTTCGCTGACGGTCCGGGCGCAGGGCGGGGCGTGGGACGAGGACGCGCCGTCGGTCGCCCGGCTGCGGGAGTCCGGTGCGGTGTTCGTGGGCAAGACGACCACACCGGAGTTCGGCTGGAAGGGTGTCACCGACAGTCCGCGGCACGGGATCACGGGCAATCCGTACGACGCGGGCCGTACCGCGGGCGGCTCCAGCGGCGGCAGCGCGGCGGCGGTGGCGCTGGGTGCGGGGCCGCTGAGTCTGGGCACGGACGGCGGCGGGTCGGTCCGTATCCCGGCGTCGTTCTGCGGGATCTTCGGGCTGAAGGCGACGTACGGGCGGGTGCCGCTCTATCCGGCGAGCCCGTTCGGGACGCTGGCGCATGTCGGGCCGATGACCCGGGACGCGGCGGACGCGGCGCTGATGATGGATGTGATCACCGGTCCGGACTGGCGGGACTGGTCGCAGCTCGGGCCGGCGGCCGGCTCCTTCCGGGAGGCGCTGGACGGTCCGGTGTCCGGGCTGCGGGTGGCGTACAGCCCGTCGCTCGGCTGGGCGGTGCCGGTGGCGCCCGACGTCGCCGCGGCGGTCCGCGCGGCCGTCGACACGCTCGCCGGGCTCGGTGCGTCCGTCGAGGAGATCGACCCGGGCATCGAGGACCCGGTGGAGGCGTTCCACACGCTGTGGTTCAGCGGTGCGGCCCGGGTCGTCCAGCACCTGGGGGACGCGGAGCGGGAGGTGCTCGACCCGGGGCTGCGGGAGATCTGCGAGCAGGGCGCGCGCTACAGCGCGCTGGACTATCTGGCGGCGGTGGACACGCGGATGGCGCTGGGCCAGGCGATGGGCCGCTTCCACAGCGCGTACGACCTGCTGGTGACGCCGACCGAGCCGATCACCGCGTTCGAGGTGGGCGCCGAGGTCCCGGCCGGCTCGGGGCACACCCGCTGGACGGGCTGGACGCCGTTCACCTATCCGTTCAACCTCACCCAGCAGCCCGCCGCGACCGTGCCCTGCGGGATGGACGGCGACGGGCTGCCGATCGGGGTGCAGCTGGTGGGGGCGCGGCACGCGGACGCGCTGGTGCTGCGCGCCGCGCACGCGCTCTACGAGGCGGGGGCGGCGGAGATCCCGGCCCCGCCCGCGCCGGCCGATCCGCCTACGCGCGGCGGAAGTTGA
- a CDS encoding SsgA family sporulation/cell division regulator gives MVSTAQRTLEMWLLLGPDAVVPVAGRCSYRSDRPYEVEVAFISRGRTIATWQFARDLLLDGLDGEAGEGDVRVRPVHGPYGQRHVHIDLSTDDTVCALSVRATELTSWLEQTTAIVPPGQESRHVDMDVHLARLLAGKC, from the coding sequence GTGGTGTCGACAGCCCAGCGCACCCTTGAGATGTGGCTCCTCCTCGGGCCGGACGCAGTGGTTCCGGTGGCCGGCCGGTGCAGCTACCGCAGCGACCGCCCGTACGAGGTGGAGGTCGCCTTCATCAGCCGTGGCCGCACCATCGCCACCTGGCAGTTCGCCCGCGATCTGCTGCTGGACGGACTGGACGGCGAAGCGGGGGAGGGGGACGTACGGGTGCGGCCCGTCCACGGGCCCTACGGGCAGCGCCATGTGCACATAGACCTGTCCACCGACGACACCGTCTGCGCGCTGTCCGTGCGCGCGACGGAACTCACCTCATGGCTGGAGCAGACCACGGCCATCGTGCCGCCCGGCCAGGAGTCTCGCCATGTCGACATGGACGTCCATCTGGCTCGGCTGCTCGCGGGGAAGTGCTGA
- a CDS encoding maleate cis-trans isomerase family protein, with amino-acid sequence MDVSFLGGPQPQLGVGVVAPFDFALDRELWRWVPDDVSLHLTRTPFVPVEVSLDLARLVSEHETLDAAVQALCAVSPQVITYACTSGSFVGGLAGERAMCAAMVQAGDVPSLTTSGALVEALREIGARRIAVVTPYTKSVTDSLEDYLGEAGITVTGRAYLGLTRHIWKVPYRDVVDMARAAVVGAADALFISCTNLPTYDVIPQLEAELRMPVLSANQVTMWSALRAIGVAAVGPYQALLDPVARRGPAAMSGSEPGVPEARPRATPEAAFAGPPAPPEGEAVVDGADAPPLPPEEPGPLPPI; translated from the coding sequence ATGGACGTCTCCTTCCTGGGGGGCCCACAGCCTCAGCTCGGCGTGGGCGTTGTCGCTCCCTTCGACTTCGCGCTCGACCGGGAACTGTGGCGCTGGGTTCCCGACGATGTGTCCCTCCACCTCACCCGGACTCCCTTCGTGCCCGTCGAGGTCAGCCTCGACCTGGCCCGTCTGGTCAGCGAGCACGAGACACTGGACGCTGCCGTCCAGGCGCTATGCGCGGTATCACCGCAGGTCATCACCTATGCATGCACCTCCGGCAGCTTCGTCGGAGGGTTGGCGGGCGAGCGGGCCATGTGCGCTGCCATGGTCCAGGCGGGGGATGTTCCCTCGCTCACCACCTCGGGCGCGCTCGTAGAGGCGCTGCGCGAGATCGGCGCACGGCGCATCGCGGTCGTGACGCCCTATACGAAGTCGGTCACCGACTCCCTGGAGGACTACCTCGGCGAGGCGGGCATCACGGTCACCGGCCGCGCCTACCTCGGACTGACCCGGCACATCTGGAAGGTCCCCTACCGCGATGTCGTCGACATGGCCCGCGCCGCCGTGGTCGGTGCCGCCGACGCGCTCTTCATCAGCTGCACCAACCTGCCTACCTACGACGTCATCCCGCAGCTGGAGGCCGAGCTGCGGATGCCCGTCCTGTCCGCCAACCAGGTCACGATGTGGTCCGCGCTGCGTGCCATCGGCGTGGCCGCGGTAGGCCCGTACCAGGCGCTGCTCGATCCGGTGGCGCGGCGCGGACCCGCCGCGATGTCCGGATCGGAGCCCGGGGTGCCGGAGGCACGGCCGCGGGCCACCCCCGAGGCCGCCTTCGCCGGTCCCCCGGCACCGCCCGAAGGGGAAGCGGTCGTCGACGGCGCCGACGCGCCGCCCCTCCCGCCCGAGGAGCCGGGTCCCTTACCCCCGATCTGA
- the ehuC gene encoding ectoine/hydroxyectoine ABC transporter permease subunit EhuC — translation MTGPLWQLFFEGVWVTVQLMIYSALLAGTVAFGIGMARTSRHKPVRFLAGVYVEFFRGTSALVLMFWLFFALPLLGWQLAGMWAGTLALGLSYGAYGSEVVRGAIQSVAPAQREAAIALSFSPWQRMRKVILPQAVPEMMPPFNNLLIELLKGTALASLLSIGELTFQAKLARLSTGESAQVYGIILVMYFVIAFVVTRVMRLLERRAKASIGQKPEKAGWFSRKLPVEELETQIAAAGGNR, via the coding sequence ATGACCGGTCCTCTCTGGCAACTCTTCTTCGAAGGCGTCTGGGTCACCGTCCAGTTGATGATCTACAGCGCCCTGCTCGCGGGCACCGTGGCCTTCGGTATCGGCATGGCGCGCACCTCCCGCCACAAGCCCGTCCGTTTCCTGGCCGGTGTCTATGTGGAGTTCTTCCGCGGCACCTCCGCCCTGGTCCTGATGTTCTGGCTGTTCTTCGCGCTGCCGCTGCTCGGCTGGCAGCTGGCCGGCATGTGGGCGGGCACCCTCGCGCTGGGCCTCTCCTACGGCGCGTACGGGTCCGAAGTCGTCCGCGGGGCCATCCAGTCGGTGGCCCCGGCGCAGCGGGAGGCGGCCATCGCGCTGAGCTTCTCGCCGTGGCAGCGGATGCGAAAGGTGATCCTGCCGCAGGCCGTCCCCGAGATGATGCCGCCGTTCAACAACCTGCTGATCGAGCTGCTCAAGGGCACCGCGCTGGCATCGCTGCTGTCCATCGGCGAGCTCACCTTCCAGGCCAAGCTCGCCCGGCTCTCCACCGGTGAGAGCGCGCAGGTCTACGGGATCATCCTGGTGATGTACTTCGTGATCGCCTTCGTCGTCACACGGGTGATGCGCCTGCTGGAGCGCCGCGCCAAGGCGTCCATCGGCCAGAAGCCGGAGAAGGCGGGCTGGTTCTCCCGCAAGCTTCCGGTCGAGGAACTGGAGACGCAGATCGCGGCAGCGGGGGGTAACCGATGA